The Penaeus chinensis breed Huanghai No. 1 chromosome 39, ASM1920278v2, whole genome shotgun sequence genome has a segment encoding these proteins:
- the LOC125046580 gene encoding ice-structuring protein 4-like, producing the protein MSRKSAADTEVATAVSAAAQPSTPACRAPTAATAAASALATGDPPPTTDQATSWLPLATTKAVTSAAASAASAAAATALDQLEDMDTRTLLEFHE; encoded by the exons ATGTCGC gCAAGTCGGCAGCGGACACGGAGGTGGCTACGGCGGTGTCGGCGGCAGCGCAGCCGTCTACGCCGGCGTGCAGAGCGCCTACAGCGGCTACGGCGGCGGCATCAGCGTTGGCCACGGGGGATCCTCCTCCTACCACGGACCAAG CTACTTCGTGGCTCCCGCTGGCAACTACCAAGGCGGTTACTTCGGCGGCAGCCTCGGCGGCATCGGCGGCAGCGGCTACGGCGCTGGATCAGCTGGAGG ATATGGACACTAGGACCCTTCTTGAATTTCACGAGTGA